In the genome of Bradyrhizobium arachidis, one region contains:
- the gluQRS gene encoding tRNA glutamyl-Q(34) synthetase GluQRS yields the protein MPPVFRFAPSPNGLLHLGHAYSALLNFDRAREAGGRLLLRIEDIDATRCRPEFEAAIYEDIAWLGIAWETPVRRQSEHLAEYRTALEKLSALGLVYPAFESRAEIARLVTAREADGPWPRDPDGAPLYPGHAKSLTDDERARLIASGAPYALRLDMAAACGVAGLSWNELGEGPGGERGTVPARPETWGDVILARKETPTSYHLSVVVDDALQGVSEVVRGQDLFHATSVHRLLQALLGLPQPAYRHHGLIRDGEGRKLSKSDRSTGLRELRAAGMTPAGIRQLVGLG from the coding sequence ATGCCACCCGTTTTCCGATTTGCCCCCAGCCCCAACGGCCTGCTGCATCTCGGCCACGCCTATTCGGCGCTGCTGAACTTTGACCGCGCGCGCGAGGCCGGCGGGCGGTTGCTGCTGCGGATCGAGGACATCGATGCGACGCGCTGCCGGCCGGAGTTCGAGGCGGCGATCTACGAGGACATCGCCTGGCTCGGGATAGCCTGGGAGACGCCGGTCCGCCGGCAGTCCGAGCATCTCGCGGAGTATCGCACCGCGCTGGAAAAGCTCTCCGCGCTCGGGCTGGTCTATCCCGCCTTCGAAAGCCGCGCCGAGATCGCCAGGCTCGTCACCGCGCGCGAGGCCGACGGGCCGTGGCCGCGCGATCCCGATGGTGCGCCGCTTTATCCCGGTCACGCCAAATCGCTGACTGACGACGAGCGGGCGCGGCTGATTGCGTCAGGTGCGCCCTATGCGCTGCGGCTGGACATGGCGGCCGCCTGCGGCGTTGCCGGCCTGAGCTGGAACGAGCTCGGCGAGGGACCCGGCGGCGAGCGCGGCACCGTCCCGGCGCGGCCGGAGACCTGGGGCGACGTCATCCTGGCCCGCAAGGAGACCCCGACCAGCTACCACCTGTCCGTGGTCGTCGACGACGCCCTCCAGGGCGTCAGCGAGGTGGTGCGTGGCCAGGACCTGTTTCATGCCACCTCGGTGCACCGCCTGCTCCAGGCCCTGCTCGGTCTGCCGCAACCGGCCTATCGCCACCACGGCCTGATTCGCGATGGCGAGGGGCGGAAGCTGTCGAAGTCAGACCGCTCGACCGGCCTGCGCGAGTTGCGCGCAGCCGGCATGACACCCGCCGGTATCCGCCAGCTGGTGGGATTAGGTTAA
- a CDS encoding ATP-binding protein: MAAKTRPARTTRTSRRPPRKQSGTAGRLRQRSTKADAPDVVQAALAAFAHEVRTPLTGILAISDLLATSDLGERERRWADTIKAGAEHLASLATLFVDAARTGTGGNTLRQDLFDLRTLARSAGDSLAGRAAAKGLQAEVEISGKLPGLVVGDSVRLRAALENLIDNAVKFTEHGGVALAVAPWRPAKGRKSDKAKGRVGVAFSVSDSGIGLTMAEIKRLFRPFTQANVTIASRFGGAGLGLSSVKQLARAMGGDITVAPRRGGGATFTLTVSLEAAGPARSRRSKNGSEADAMAALRVLSVEDNPFGRVVLNTILTELGHHAEFVGRGEDAVDRLAQGAFDAVLMDMVLPGIDGIEAIRRIRTMPAPLAQIPIIGVSGRGEDEVASREAGADAFLVKPVSPRALATALLEARRREEAAT; encoded by the coding sequence ATGGCGGCGAAAACGCGCCCAGCGCGCACCACGCGGACGTCCAGGCGACCGCCTCGGAAGCAGTCCGGGACGGCCGGCCGGTTGCGTCAGCGCAGCACCAAGGCGGACGCGCCGGACGTGGTCCAGGCCGCGCTCGCTGCCTTTGCTCATGAGGTCCGCACCCCCCTGACCGGCATTCTCGCGATCAGCGACCTGCTCGCGACCTCCGATCTCGGCGAGCGGGAGCGGCGCTGGGCCGACACCATCAAGGCCGGCGCCGAGCATCTGGCGAGCCTCGCCACGCTGTTCGTGGACGCTGCCAGAACAGGGACGGGCGGCAACACGCTGCGCCAGGACCTGTTCGACCTCAGGACGCTCGCCCGCAGCGCCGGCGATTCGCTGGCTGGCCGTGCCGCGGCCAAGGGCCTCCAGGCTGAGGTCGAGATCTCCGGAAAGCTGCCGGGCCTCGTGGTCGGCGACTCGGTCCGGCTGCGCGCCGCGCTGGAGAACCTGATCGACAATGCCGTCAAATTCACCGAGCATGGCGGTGTGGCGCTCGCGGTGGCGCCCTGGCGCCCCGCCAAGGGCAGGAAGAGCGACAAGGCGAAGGGGAGGGTCGGGGTCGCCTTCTCGGTCTCCGACAGCGGCATCGGCCTCACCATGGCCGAGATCAAGCGGCTGTTCCGCCCGTTCACCCAGGCGAACGTCACCATCGCCTCGCGCTTCGGCGGCGCCGGGCTCGGCCTGTCCTCGGTGAAGCAACTGGCGCGCGCGATGGGCGGCGACATCACCGTCGCGCCGCGCCGCGGCGGCGGCGCCACCTTCACGTTGACCGTGTCGCTGGAGGCGGCGGGGCCGGCAAGGTCCCGCAGATCGAAGAACGGCAGTGAAGCGGATGCAATGGCTGCGCTGCGCGTGCTCAGCGTCGAGGACAATCCGTTCGGCCGCGTCGTGCTCAACACCATCCTGACCGAGCTCGGCCATCATGCCGAGTTCGTCGGGCGCGGCGAGGACGCGGTCGACCGGCTGGCGCAGGGCGCGTTTGATGCGGTGCTGATGGACATGGTGCTGCCGGGCATTGACGGCATCGAGGCCATCAGGCGGATCCGCACCATGCCGGCGCCGCTGGCCCAGATCCCCATCATCGGCGTGTCCGGCCGCGGCGAGGACGAGGTGGCCTCGCGCGAGGCCGGCGCCGACGCCTTCCTGGTCAAGCCCGTGTCGCCTAGGGCTTTAGCGACTGCGCTGCTTGAAGCGAGACGCCGTGAGGAAGCCGCGACTTGA
- a CDS encoding peptidyl-alpha-hydroxyglycine alpha-amidating lyase family protein, whose product MPAILGTGEHRYRVVDNFAKLPDGWQLTDVASVAVDSKDRVYVFNRGVHPMVVLDREGNFLRSFGEGLFSRAHGLHIDADDNLYCTDDGDHTVRKCTTEGKVLLTIGIPAKPAPFMSGEPFHRCTHTALSPKGEIYVSDGYGNARVHKFTPDGKLIKSWGGPGTDPGQFNIVHNIATDADGWVYVADRENHRVQVFNGEGKYETQWNNLHRPCALCCCGGAKSPTFVIGELGPGLDINRNVPNLGPRLSIVDAQGKRIARLGGEQGPGVASGKFLAPHGIALDSRGDIYVGEVGVTNWKTSFPDEEMPAAVRATRCLQKLERVRE is encoded by the coding sequence ATGCCAGCCATTCTCGGCACCGGCGAGCACCGCTACCGCGTCGTCGACAATTTCGCAAAGCTGCCGGACGGCTGGCAGCTCACCGACGTCGCTTCGGTCGCGGTCGACAGCAAGGACCGCGTCTACGTCTTCAACCGCGGCGTCCATCCGATGGTGGTGCTCGACCGCGAAGGCAATTTCCTCCGAAGTTTTGGCGAAGGCCTGTTCTCGCGCGCGCACGGCCTGCACATCGACGCCGACGACAATCTCTACTGCACCGACGATGGCGACCACACCGTGCGCAAATGCACCACCGAGGGCAAGGTGCTGCTGACGATCGGCATTCCCGCAAAGCCGGCGCCGTTCATGAGCGGCGAGCCGTTCCACCGCTGCACCCACACTGCGCTGTCACCGAAAGGCGAGATCTACGTCTCCGACGGCTATGGCAATGCGCGCGTGCACAAATTCACCCCTGACGGCAAGCTGATCAAGAGCTGGGGCGGGCCGGGCACCGATCCCGGCCAGTTCAACATCGTGCACAACATCGCGACCGATGCCGACGGCTGGGTCTATGTCGCCGACCGCGAGAACCACCGCGTGCAGGTGTTCAACGGCGAGGGCAAGTACGAGACGCAGTGGAACAATTTGCACCGGCCCTGCGCGCTGTGCTGCTGCGGCGGGGCCAAGAGCCCGACCTTCGTCATCGGCGAGCTCGGCCCCGGCCTCGACATCAACCGCAATGTGCCCAATCTCGGCCCGCGGCTGTCGATCGTCGACGCGCAGGGCAAGCGCATCGCGCGCCTCGGCGGCGAGCAAGGCCCGGGCGTTGCCAGCGGAAAATTCCTGGCCCCGCACGGCATCGCGCTGGATTCGAGGGGCGACATCTATGTCGGCGAAGTCGGCGTCACCAACTGGAAAACCAGCTTTCCCGACGAGGAGATGCCGGCCGCGGTGCGCGCCACGCGCTGCCTGCAGAAGCTGGAGCGGGTGCGGGAATGA
- a CDS encoding DNA-3-methyladenine glycosylase family protein, with protein MTIHLESQSDLEEAVHALVKRDSRLKPVFEIAGMPALRRREPGFTGLAHIVCGQQLSTASAAAIWGRLSAAFDPFDHDAVRRARTDRLGRLGLSAAKIKTLKHLAREINAQRLNLDVLAEEDADAAHHTLISLPGIGPWTADVYLLFCLGHGDAWPAGDLAVQEGIKIGLGLKARPTEKQMAPLAEPWRPLRGAAAHLWWSYYRAVKKREGVLSA; from the coding sequence ATGACCATCCACCTCGAAAGCCAGTCCGATCTCGAAGAGGCCGTCCACGCGCTGGTCAAGCGCGATTCGCGCCTCAAGCCCGTGTTCGAGATCGCGGGCATGCCGGCGCTACGGCGGCGCGAGCCGGGCTTTACGGGGCTGGCCCACATCGTCTGCGGGCAGCAGCTTTCGACCGCGAGCGCCGCGGCGATCTGGGGACGGCTGTCGGCCGCGTTCGATCCGTTCGACCATGACGCCGTGCGCCGCGCCCGCACCGACCGGCTCGGGCGGCTCGGCCTCTCCGCAGCCAAGATCAAGACGCTGAAGCACCTGGCGCGCGAGATCAATGCGCAGCGGCTGAACCTCGACGTGCTCGCGGAGGAAGACGCGGACGCCGCGCATCACACGCTGATCTCGCTGCCCGGCATCGGGCCGTGGACCGCCGACGTCTATCTCCTGTTTTGCCTCGGCCATGGCGATGCCTGGCCGGCCGGCGATCTCGCCGTGCAGGAAGGCATCAAGATTGGCCTCGGCCTGAAGGCGCGGCCAACCGAAAAGCAGATGGCGCCCCTCGCCGAACCCTGGCGTCCCCTACGCGGCGCGGCGGCGCATCTGTGGTGGAGCTATTACCGCGCGGTGAAGAAGCGCGAAGGTGTGCTGTCGGCATGA
- a CDS encoding glycoside hydrolase family 16 protein, whose amino-acid sequence MIDRWTRGALIAIGLCAMPAPGIAQDDLDVAPDSLSLQVTTDPSMIECRRLEAVNPASLAFLPLRRTFNDDFDQHPLASGRWVPHYAGGAAWPEARYWGGDGSDFKRKTSANGEQQIYVDPRYAGRAATPLGLDPFKVKDGVLSIVASRTPPELKPVLFNNEYISGILTTQGKFAQKHGYFEIRAKLPVGHAVWPAFWMLADDGGWPPEVDVLEGRGERPGDLVMTTHWRIPSTQKIQSCGFDFAVGDASSAFHNYGVLWEEDRLIYFIDRRPVSDIKVPIGFDDPMYMIVNLAIGSKFFLGVGPVDAESPPSVAFEIDRISVYQIDMAQARR is encoded by the coding sequence ATGATCGACCGTTGGACGAGGGGCGCTCTGATTGCGATCGGTCTCTGTGCCATGCCTGCGCCAGGCATCGCGCAAGACGATCTCGATGTCGCGCCAGACAGCCTGTCGCTGCAAGTGACGACCGATCCTTCCATGATCGAATGCCGCCGGCTGGAGGCGGTCAATCCGGCCTCGCTCGCGTTCCTGCCGCTGCGCCGCACCTTCAACGACGATTTCGATCAGCATCCGCTCGCGAGCGGGCGCTGGGTACCGCATTACGCCGGCGGCGCGGCATGGCCTGAGGCACGCTATTGGGGCGGCGACGGCTCCGACTTCAAGCGCAAGACCAGCGCCAATGGCGAGCAGCAGATCTATGTCGATCCGCGCTACGCGGGGCGCGCCGCAACGCCGCTCGGGCTTGACCCGTTCAAGGTCAAGGACGGCGTGCTGTCGATCGTCGCCAGCCGCACGCCGCCGGAATTGAAGCCGGTGCTGTTCAACAACGAGTACATCTCGGGGATACTCACCACGCAGGGCAAGTTCGCGCAGAAGCACGGCTATTTCGAGATCCGCGCCAAGCTGCCGGTCGGCCATGCGGTGTGGCCGGCGTTCTGGATGCTGGCGGACGACGGCGGCTGGCCGCCGGAGGTCGACGTGCTGGAAGGCCGCGGCGAGCGCCCTGGCGATCTCGTCATGACCACGCATTGGCGGATCCCCTCGACCCAGAAGATCCAGTCCTGCGGCTTCGACTTCGCGGTTGGCGATGCCTCCAGCGCGTTTCATAATTACGGTGTGCTGTGGGAGGAGGACCGGCTGATCTATTTCATCGACCGGAGGCCGGTCTCCGACATCAAGGTGCCGATCGGCTTCGACGATCCCATGTACATGATCGTCAATCTCGCGATCGGATCGAAATTCTTTCTCGGCGTCGGTCCCGTCGACGCGGAATCGCCCCCGAGCGTGGCCTTCGAGATCGACCGGATCTCGGTCTATCAGATCGACATGGCGCAGGCGCGGAGATAG
- a CDS encoding DMT family transporter translates to MDSTRRDRTIGSLCLCVTAFGWALNWPLMKLLLQQWPPLFARGLAGVCASLILGTLVLSRKESFAVPREAIPRLLFATLTNVFAWMGLGTVAMKYVTVSEGALLAYTMPIWAMLFAWPVLHTRPTLRDVFGLVLGVAGVALLLSGNGFAFGANKLLGIALALLCAILFALGNVLNRKPLPMPPLVVVAWQVGLGCATMLILGILFEHPNVTAITPRGLGCFIYMTLVPMGVCYVTWFETLRRLPPTSASTGMLIVPVIGVVSAAIILGEPLGLREWMAMALTLGGVTLALQRA, encoded by the coding sequence ATGGATTCGACGCGGCGTGACAGGACAATCGGCTCTCTCTGCCTCTGCGTGACGGCGTTCGGCTGGGCGCTGAACTGGCCGCTGATGAAACTGCTGCTCCAGCAATGGCCACCGCTGTTCGCGCGCGGGCTTGCCGGTGTCTGCGCCTCGCTCATTCTCGGTACCCTGGTGCTGAGCCGGAAGGAATCCTTCGCGGTGCCGCGTGAGGCGATTCCGCGGCTGCTGTTTGCGACCCTCACCAATGTGTTTGCCTGGATGGGGCTCGGCACGGTCGCGATGAAATACGTGACCGTGAGCGAGGGTGCGCTGCTCGCCTACACCATGCCGATCTGGGCGATGCTGTTCGCCTGGCCGGTGCTGCACACCCGGCCGACCCTGCGGGACGTTTTCGGGCTGGTCCTCGGTGTCGCCGGTGTCGCGTTGCTCTTGAGCGGCAACGGCTTTGCGTTCGGCGCCAACAAGCTGCTCGGCATTGCGCTCGCGCTGCTCTGCGCCATCCTGTTCGCGCTCGGCAACGTGCTCAACCGCAAGCCGTTGCCGATGCCGCCGCTGGTCGTCGTCGCCTGGCAGGTCGGGCTCGGCTGCGCCACGATGCTGATCCTTGGCATCCTGTTCGAGCATCCCAACGTCACCGCGATCACGCCGCGGGGCCTCGGCTGCTTCATCTACATGACGCTGGTGCCGATGGGCGTCTGCTACGTCACCTGGTTCGAGACGCTGCGCCGCCTGCCGCCGACCTCCGCCTCGACCGGGATGCTGATTGTTCCCGTCATCGGGGTGGTCTCCGCGGCGATCATTCTTGGCGAGCCGCTGGGCCTGCGCGAATGGATGGCGATGGCGCTGACGCTTGGCGGCGTGACGCTCGCGTTGCAGCGCGCGTAG
- a CDS encoding NAD(P)-binding domain-containing protein, with protein sequence MLDRTQDISVAAQAWLDEFERTLGKPDREALDRLFVAECFWRDVLALSWNLQTIAGRDAVAQSLTVLAPKAAPTSFKIAMNRAPPRWVMRAGTNNIEAIFNFETTLGRGSGIVRLVPDASDSDRLKAWTLLTALDELRGFEEQLGTSRPRGQAYSRDFRGPNWLDQRNASRDYADRDPTVLVVGGGQAGLAAAARLKQLNIDTLIVDRGSRIGDNWRKRYHALTLHNQVQVNHLPYMPFPPNWPVYIPKDKLANWFEAYVDAMELNFWTGTEFEGGDYDEAEGHWTVTLRRADGSQHTMHPRHVIMATGVSGIANIPDIPTLDNFKGALLHSSRYEDGENWTGKRAIVVGTGNSGHDIAQDLHSSGAEVTLVQRSPTLVTNIEPSAQLAYATYNEGTLEDNDLIAASMPTPLAKKTHVMLTEQSKQLDKELLDGLARVGFKLDFGEAGTGWQFKYLTRGGGYYFNVGCSNLIVEGAIKLKQFSDIEGFTATGAQMKDGTTVAADLIVLSTGYRPQEYLVRKLFGDAIADRVGPVWGFGDGFELRNMYARTKQPGLWFIAGSLAQCRINSKYLALQIKAIEEGILGPT encoded by the coding sequence ATGCTGGACAGGACGCAGGATATTTCCGTCGCCGCGCAGGCCTGGCTCGATGAATTCGAGCGTACGCTGGGAAAGCCTGACCGCGAAGCGCTCGACCGCCTGTTCGTTGCCGAGTGTTTCTGGCGCGACGTGTTGGCACTGAGCTGGAACCTGCAGACGATCGCCGGCCGCGATGCAGTTGCGCAATCTCTGACCGTGCTCGCGCCCAAGGCGGCCCCCACCAGCTTCAAAATCGCGATGAACCGCGCACCTCCGCGCTGGGTGATGCGCGCCGGCACCAACAACATCGAAGCCATCTTCAATTTCGAGACCACGCTCGGCCGCGGCAGCGGCATCGTGCGGCTCGTGCCTGATGCCAGCGACAGCGACCGGCTGAAGGCGTGGACGCTGCTCACCGCGCTCGACGAGCTCAGGGGATTTGAGGAGCAGCTCGGCACCTCGCGGCCACGGGGGCAGGCCTATTCGCGCGATTTTCGCGGACCGAACTGGCTCGACCAGCGCAACGCCTCGCGCGACTATGCCGATCGCGATCCGACCGTGCTGGTGGTCGGCGGCGGCCAGGCCGGGCTTGCGGCCGCGGCGCGGCTGAAGCAGCTCAACATCGACACGCTGATCGTCGATCGCGGGTCGCGGATCGGCGACAATTGGCGCAAGCGGTATCACGCGCTCACACTGCACAATCAGGTGCAGGTCAATCACCTCCCCTACATGCCGTTCCCGCCGAACTGGCCGGTCTATATCCCCAAGGACAAGCTCGCCAACTGGTTCGAAGCCTATGTCGATGCGATGGAGCTGAATTTCTGGACCGGCACCGAATTCGAGGGCGGTGACTACGACGAGGCGGAGGGACACTGGACGGTGACGCTGCGCCGCGCCGACGGCAGCCAGCACACCATGCATCCGCGCCATGTGATCATGGCGACCGGCGTCAGCGGCATCGCCAACATTCCTGACATTCCGACCCTCGATAATTTCAAGGGCGCGCTGCTGCATTCCAGCCGCTACGAGGATGGCGAGAACTGGACCGGCAAGCGCGCCATCGTCGTCGGCACCGGCAACAGCGGCCACGACATCGCGCAGGATCTTCATTCCAGCGGCGCCGAGGTGACGCTGGTGCAGCGCTCGCCCACACTCGTCACCAATATCGAGCCCTCGGCGCAGCTCGCCTACGCGACCTACAATGAAGGCACGCTCGAGGACAACGACCTCATTGCGGCCTCGATGCCGACGCCGCTCGCGAAGAAGACCCATGTGATGCTGACCGAGCAATCGAAGCAGCTCGACAAGGAGCTGCTCGACGGCCTTGCCCGCGTCGGCTTCAAGCTCGACTTCGGCGAGGCCGGCACCGGCTGGCAGTTCAAATACCTCACCCGCGGCGGCGGCTATTATTTCAACGTCGGCTGCTCCAACCTGATCGTCGAGGGCGCGATCAAGCTGAAGCAGTTCTCCGACATCGAAGGCTTTACGGCCACGGGTGCACAGATGAAGGACGGCACGACTGTTGCGGCCGATCTCATCGTGCTCTCGACCGGCTACAGGCCGCAGGAGTACCTCGTGCGGAAACTGTTCGGCGATGCCATCGCCGACCGCGTCGGCCCGGTCTGGGGCTTTGGCGACGGCTTCGAATTGCGCAACATGTATGCGCGCACCAAGCAGCCCGGCCTGTGGTTCATCGCCGGCAGCCTCGCGCAGTGCCGCATCAACTCGAAATATCTCGCGCTCCAGATCAAGGCGATCGAGGAAGGGATTTTGGGGCCGACGTAA
- a CDS encoding HNH endonuclease, with the protein MNAHVSQGSWPVLVLNADFRPLSYYPLSLWSWQDAIKAVFLDRVNIVAHYDQAVRSPTLEMQLPSVVSLKSFVKPTTHPAFTRFNVFLRDRFACQYCGSPEDLTFDHIIPRSKGGQTTWENVVAACSPCNLRKGNLTPAQAKMFPRQSAFAPTVHQLHRNGRLFPPNYLHDSWLDYLYWDTELDP; encoded by the coding sequence TTGAACGCACATGTCTCGCAAGGCAGTTGGCCGGTGCTGGTCCTGAACGCGGACTTCCGGCCGCTGAGTTACTACCCACTGTCTCTGTGGTCGTGGCAGGACGCGATCAAGGCGGTGTTCCTCGACCGCGTCAACATCGTCGCGCATTACGATCAGGCGGTTCGAAGTCCCACGCTGGAAATGCAGCTGCCCAGCGTCGTCTCGCTCAAGTCCTTCGTCAAGCCGACCACCCATCCCGCCTTCACCCGTTTCAACGTCTTCCTGCGCGATCGTTTCGCCTGCCAATATTGCGGTTCGCCCGAAGACCTCACTTTCGATCACATCATCCCGCGCAGCAAAGGCGGCCAGACCACCTGGGAGAACGTGGTCGCGGCGTGCTCGCCCTGTAACCTGCGCAAGGGCAATCTCACGCCGGCGCAGGCCAAGATGTTTCCGCGCCAAAGCGCGTTCGCGCCGACCGTGCACCAGCTCCACCGCAACGGCCGCCTGTTTCCGCCGAACTATCTGCACGACAGCTGGCTGGACTATCTCTACTGGGATACGGAGCTGGATCCGTAG
- a CDS encoding DUF2855 family protein, with protein MTATDFIVARDDFETCKTISTTLPAADALPEDALLVRVDRFAFTANNITYAVLGDTVKYWELFPAPKGFGNIPVWGFGDVIASRHPNVPVGERLFGYFPMATHLVIEAADVSKRGLRDGAAHRQNVAPVYNAYARVSGDPAYAGRQGDYQALLRPLFMLSFLVDDFLAENDDFGACTVLLSSASSKTAFGLGHLLHARGRKVIGLTSSGNTAFVTSLGCYDEVVTYDRVTSLPSDTPVAFTDMAGNSALRAELHRHFGDQMKCSMRVGLTHRATDAEEAALPGAKPRWFSAPETIRKRAKDWGPGGIEQRFGRAWSGFAPTLDQRLTVIESRGPDAVRQVYLNTLKGRIPPEQGHMLSLLG; from the coding sequence ATGACAGCCACCGACTTCATCGTCGCGCGTGACGATTTCGAAACCTGCAAGACGATCTCAACGACGCTTCCCGCAGCCGACGCGCTGCCGGAGGATGCGCTGCTGGTGAGGGTCGACCGCTTCGCCTTCACCGCCAACAACATCACCTATGCCGTGCTCGGCGACACCGTGAAATACTGGGAGCTGTTTCCCGCGCCAAAGGGTTTTGGCAATATTCCGGTGTGGGGCTTTGGCGATGTGATCGCCTCGAGGCATCCGAACGTGCCGGTCGGCGAGCGCCTGTTCGGCTATTTCCCGATGGCGACGCATCTCGTCATCGAAGCTGCCGACGTCAGCAAGCGGGGCCTGCGCGACGGTGCCGCGCACCGGCAGAACGTGGCGCCCGTCTACAACGCCTATGCGCGCGTCAGCGGCGATCCCGCCTATGCCGGACGGCAGGGCGACTACCAGGCGCTGCTGCGGCCGCTGTTCATGCTGTCGTTCCTGGTCGACGATTTTCTCGCCGAGAACGACGATTTCGGCGCGTGCACCGTGCTGCTTTCGAGCGCATCGAGCAAGACCGCGTTCGGGCTCGGCCATCTCCTGCATGCGCGAGGCCGCAAGGTGATCGGGCTGACCTCGTCAGGCAACACCGCTTTCGTCACCTCGCTCGGCTGCTACGACGAGGTCGTCACCTATGATCGCGTGACGTCGCTGCCATCGGACACGCCGGTCGCCTTCACCGACATGGCCGGCAACAGCGCGCTGCGCGCCGAACTGCACCGGCATTTTGGGGACCAGATGAAATGCTCGATGCGCGTCGGCTTGACGCATCGCGCCACCGATGCCGAGGAAGCCGCCCTGCCCGGCGCCAAGCCGCGCTGGTTCTCCGCGCCCGAGACGATCCGCAAACGCGCCAAGGACTGGGGCCCGGGCGGCATCGAGCAGCGTTTTGGCCGGGCCTGGTCGGGCTTCGCACCGACGCTCGACCAGCGCCTGACCGTGATCGAGAGCCGCGGCCCGGACGCCGTGCGGCAGGTCTATCTCAACACGCTGAAAGGGCGCATTCCGCCTGAGCAGGGCCACATGCTCTCGCTGCTCGGGTAA
- a CDS encoding GH1 family beta-glucosidase, whose product MLAKFSRRGFAKLAGLAALGAAAGASGAESDAPALDRHAPAPFPKEFLWGTATSSYQIEGAVNEDGRGKSIWDVFSHTPGKIEDGSTGDRANEHYHRYKEDVALIKALGVKAYRFSIAWPRVFPEGSGQPNPKGLDFYNRLVDELLANGITPYATLYHWDLPQALQDRVGGWQSSDTSKAFSDYAAYVAARLTDRVKTVFTVNEAGRFVNFGYGWGIDAPGLKLPTAQLNQARHHVALGHGLAVQAIRASGCAGTRVGAAENIAACVPAIATPDNIRAAEIATRELNAGFLGVVLEGKYTDGFLAYAGADAPKFTPDELKIIGTPNDFVGLNIYAPQFYVTASERASGFHVLPFPTSFPHMNSEWLRIGPEVIYWAPRLAAKVWNIENIYISENGTSSEDKIAADGQVYDLDRIMFLRNYLTQMQRAISEGVPIRGYFLWSLMDNFEWIFGYGKRFGVYRVDFETQARVPKLSAAFYRDVVARNAIGV is encoded by the coding sequence ATGCTCGCAAAATTCTCGCGGCGCGGTTTTGCAAAGCTCGCCGGCCTCGCCGCGCTCGGCGCTGCGGCGGGGGCCAGCGGCGCGGAGAGCGACGCGCCGGCGCTGGACCGTCACGCGCCGGCACCGTTCCCGAAGGAGTTTCTGTGGGGCACGGCGACCTCGTCCTACCAGATCGAGGGCGCGGTCAACGAGGACGGCCGCGGCAAGTCGATCTGGGACGTCTTCAGCCACACGCCCGGCAAGATCGAGGACGGTTCGACCGGCGACCGCGCCAACGAGCATTATCATCGCTACAAGGAGGACGTCGCGCTGATCAAGGCGCTCGGCGTCAAGGCCTACCGTTTCTCGATCGCCTGGCCGCGCGTGTTTCCCGAAGGCTCAGGGCAGCCCAATCCGAAGGGGCTCGACTTCTACAACCGTCTCGTCGACGAGCTGCTCGCGAACGGCATCACACCCTATGCCACGCTCTATCACTGGGACCTGCCGCAGGCGCTGCAGGACCGCGTCGGCGGCTGGCAGTCGAGCGACACCTCGAAGGCGTTTTCCGACTACGCCGCCTATGTTGCGGCGCGCCTGACCGATCGCGTGAAAACGGTCTTCACCGTGAACGAGGCCGGGCGTTTCGTGAACTTCGGCTATGGCTGGGGCATCGACGCGCCCGGCCTCAAGCTGCCGACGGCGCAGCTCAACCAGGCGCGCCATCACGTCGCGCTGGGGCACGGGCTCGCGGTGCAGGCGATCCGCGCTTCCGGGTGTGCCGGCACCCGCGTCGGCGCGGCCGAGAACATCGCCGCCTGCGTGCCGGCGATCGCGACGCCGGACAACATCCGCGCCGCCGAGATCGCGACGCGCGAGCTCAATGCCGGCTTCCTCGGCGTGGTGCTGGAGGGCAAGTACACCGACGGCTTTCTCGCCTATGCCGGCGCGGATGCGCCAAAGTTCACGCCTGACGAATTGAAGATCATCGGCACGCCGAACGATTTCGTCGGCCTCAACATCTACGCGCCGCAGTTCTACGTCACCGCGTCCGAGCGCGCGTCGGGCTTCCACGTGCTGCCGTTCCCGACCTCGTTCCCGCACATGAACTCGGAATGGCTGCGCATCGGCCCCGAGGTGATCTATTGGGCGCCGCGCCTCGCCGCAAAGGTCTGGAACATCGAGAACATCTACATCAGCGAGAACGGCACCTCGTCGGAGGACAAGATCGCCGCCGACGGCCAGGTCTACGACCTCGACCGCATCATGTTCCTGCGCAACTACCTGACCCAGATGCAGCGCGCCATCAGCGAGGGCGTGCCGATCCGCGGCTATTTCCTGTGGAGCCTGATGGACAATTTCGAGTGGATCTTCGGCTACGGCAAGCGCTTCGGCGTCTATCGCGTCGACTTCGAGACGCAGGCGAGGGTGCCGAAGCTGAGCGCGGCGTTCTATCGGGATGTCGTGGCGCGGAATGCGATCGGGGTGTGA